In Fluviispira sanaruensis, a genomic segment contains:
- a CDS encoding pyridoxal phosphate-dependent aminotransferase: protein MNQNNNFYLQEFYAKKFNELASVGGDIRRMFMLGQKLLQENPQIDLIDLSLGNPDLEPPEIVTSSIIKVLEKHEKGSHRYMDFAGLVDVRKFLAQELSHSEHVNINEETVYLTVGAAGGIHILLRVFLDQGDEAIIFAPYFPEYIPYISNYNAKPVVVNCDELHEPNLEDFRSKISEKTKVVLINSPNNPSGALYSKETIEGIASILEEHRRKTGQCIQLISDEPYSRIVFRNKTVPSILESYRYSWLIRSFSKDIGLAGERIGFVAWSEDKTKLGFINALRNSARCLGFVGAPRLMQRILPHVYHARVDVGIYEERVSKFIQILSEAGIKTIQPAAGFFVFPKSPIPDDRAFCDSLVSKGVLCVPGSGFGCPGYFRASLTQNIDRIEESAKRISNYKKDI, encoded by the coding sequence ATGAATCAAAATAATAATTTTTATCTGCAAGAATTTTATGCAAAAAAATTTAATGAACTTGCGAGTGTAGGTGGAGATATTCGAAGGATGTTTATGTTGGGGCAAAAATTGCTGCAAGAAAATCCACAAATTGATTTAATTGATCTATCATTAGGCAATCCTGATTTAGAGCCGCCAGAAATTGTTACGAGCTCAATAATAAAAGTTTTAGAAAAACATGAAAAAGGTTCCCATCGCTATATGGATTTCGCTGGCCTTGTTGATGTGAGAAAGTTTCTTGCCCAAGAACTTTCGCATAGTGAGCATGTTAATATAAATGAGGAGACGGTTTATTTAACTGTAGGAGCTGCGGGTGGGATACATATTCTTTTACGCGTTTTTTTAGATCAAGGGGATGAAGCAATTATTTTTGCCCCGTATTTCCCAGAATATATTCCCTATATATCTAATTATAATGCAAAACCAGTTGTTGTGAACTGCGATGAATTACATGAACCAAATTTAGAAGATTTCCGCAGCAAAATTTCAGAAAAAACTAAAGTTGTACTTATAAATAGCCCAAATAATCCATCCGGTGCGCTTTACAGTAAAGAAACAATTGAAGGGATTGCCAGCATACTCGAGGAACATAGAAGAAAAACGGGGCAATGTATCCAGCTGATTTCAGATGAGCCCTATAGTAGAATTGTTTTTCGCAATAAAACTGTTCCATCTATTTTAGAAAGTTATAGATACAGCTGGTTGATTCGTTCCTTTTCGAAAGACATTGGCCTTGCCGGTGAGCGAATAGGATTTGTGGCATGGAGTGAAGATAAAACAAAATTAGGTTTTATCAATGCCTTACGTAACTCTGCGCGCTGTTTAGGTTTTGTTGGCGCGCCAAGACTCATGCAAAGAATTCTACCCCATGTGTATCATGCCCGTGTTGATGTTGGGATATATGAAGAACGTGTTAGCAAATTTATCCAAATTTTATCTGAAGCTGGTATAAAAACGATCCAACCTGCAGCAGGATTCTTTGTTTTCCCAAAATCTCCCATTCCAGATGATCGAGCCTTTTGTGATTCATTAGTTTCAAAAGGAGTTTTATGTGTGCCTGGTAGTGGTTTTGGTTGTCCTGGGTATTTTAGAGCGTCTTTAACACAAAATATTGATAGAATTGAAGAATCAGCTAAACGTATTTCTAATTATAAAAAAGACATATAA
- a CDS encoding HAD-IA family hydrolase has product MKIAIFDFDGVIADSRLAIFEAFKVISIRKKMPLITSDEIFNLSIKQILSKYKIRWYQIPYYLNLSRKIIFLNRNLITLDQQIIKMFEFLNLENIKIIILSSNSDNLINEFIQKNLPEIKFTEVIGGVSLFGKTSKIKQLTKRHSKNKNNFIYIGDEVRDIIAARNAAIKSVAVLWGKESEYLLAQERPSYIAKSGCELAHILNKFALE; this is encoded by the coding sequence ATGAAAATAGCAATTTTTGATTTTGATGGAGTGATTGCTGACAGTCGTTTGGCGATTTTTGAAGCATTTAAAGTGATCTCGATAAGAAAAAAAATGCCGCTTATAACAAGTGACGAAATCTTTAATTTAAGCATAAAGCAAATACTAAGCAAATATAAAATTCGCTGGTATCAAATACCCTATTATTTAAATTTATCTCGTAAAATTATTTTTTTAAATAGAAATCTAATTACATTAGATCAGCAAATTATAAAAATGTTTGAATTCTTAAATTTGGAAAACATAAAGATCATTATATTATCATCAAATTCTGACAACCTAATAAATGAATTCATACAAAAAAACCTTCCTGAAATTAAATTCACAGAGGTTATTGGCGGCGTTTCTCTTTTTGGCAAGACAAGTAAAATAAAGCAATTAACTAAACGGCATTCAAAAAACAAAAATAATTTTATATATATTGGTGATGAAGTAAGAGATATTATAGCCGCGAGGAATGCTGCTATTAAATCAGTTGCAGTGCTATGGGGCAAGGAAAGTGAATATCTCTTAGCCCAAGAAAGGCCTAGTTATATAGCAAAATCAGGCTGCGAGCTTGCTCATATTCTCAATAAATTTGCTCTAGAATAA
- a CDS encoding flagellin: MGLRIQTNIQSLNSQRALSISTAANDLSIEKLSSGFRINKSSDDAAGLAISEKIKADIRGLNMAKRNANDGISLVQVAEGGMNEIGNILTRLRELSVQGASDTIGNNERNFINKEYTALKDEIDRITNSTEFNGSLLLIGKDAEDKIPDKKMLERANVPPFEVQVGKNWYEGVDKPDLDDPFGRNPVNIIRIKFDQIDTSTVGLNLGRGNDETLESIGVYIDDPSDPLASKHRAQRSISKIDDAINQLAGFRADLGAIQSRLGSTVSNLAIMSENFSAANSRIRDTDFAEETTRYAQSNILKQAGVAVLTQANQSPAAALRLLG; encoded by the coding sequence ATGGGTTTGCGAATTCAAACCAATATACAATCTCTTAACTCGCAACGTGCTTTGTCAATTTCTACTGCAGCAAATGATCTTTCCATCGAAAAATTAAGTTCAGGATTTAGAATTAATAAATCATCTGATGATGCTGCCGGCTTAGCAATTAGCGAAAAAATCAAAGCTGACATTCGCGGTTTAAATATGGCGAAAAGAAATGCGAATGATGGTATTTCTCTTGTGCAAGTTGCTGAAGGTGGAATGAATGAAATTGGAAATATTTTAACCCGCCTCAGAGAGCTTTCTGTGCAAGGTGCATCAGATACAATTGGAAACAATGAGCGTAACTTTATTAATAAGGAGTATACAGCTCTTAAAGATGAAATAGATCGTATCACGAACTCAACTGAATTTAACGGTAGTTTATTACTTATTGGTAAAGATGCTGAAGATAAAATTCCTGATAAAAAAATGCTCGAAAGAGCAAACGTTCCTCCATTCGAAGTTCAAGTTGGTAAAAACTGGTATGAAGGAGTTGATAAACCTGATCTAGATGATCCATTTGGCAGAAATCCTGTCAACATTATCCGTATTAAATTCGATCAAATTGATACAAGTACAGTTGGTCTTAATTTAGGGCGTGGAAATGACGAGACTCTCGAGTCAATTGGTGTGTATATTGATGATCCAAGTGATCCGTTGGCTTCAAAGCACAGAGCACAACGCTCAATTTCAAAAATTGACGATGCTATCAATCAACTTGCAGGCTTTCGTGCAGACCTGGGTGCGATCCAAAGTCGACTTGGTTCTACTGTGAGTAACTTAGCAATTATGAGTGAAAACTTTTCTGCAGCAAATAGCCGCATCCGTGATACAGATTTTGCTGAAGAAACCACGCGGTATGCTCAAAGTAACATTTTAAAACAAGCAGGTGTGGCTGTATTGACGCAAGCGAATCAATCTCCAGCAGCAGCTCTGCGTTTGCTAGGATAA